A window of Vigna unguiculata cultivar IT97K-499-35 chromosome 4, ASM411807v1, whole genome shotgun sequence contains these coding sequences:
- the LOC114180728 gene encoding protein MAIN-LIKE 1-like, protein MCETLLGIIPVKGESIVGSMIKLKWLRDNLFPIDENSSIEVIHAHARAYILRLIGGVLMPDKTGNKVHLMYLNYLTNLRRTRRYSWGSTCLAVLYREMCRVTDGRARTMGGCASLLQSWAWFRMPFIAPISRVPPTFPLVCQWSSSRVLNYKNVPHNDLVGYRARIDHMQQNQFIWVPYEGLGSIIDVEAYRDQAIWTSCTTIICFAIVEWHQSDRVKL, encoded by the exons ATGTGTGAAACCTTATTAGGTATAATACCGGTTAAGGGAGAATCGATTGTCGGTTCTATGATCAAACTAAAATGGTTAAGGGATAATTTGTTTCCTATAGATGAAAATTCCAGTATTGAGGTTATTCATGCACATGCTAGAGCTTATATATTAAGACTTATTGGAGGGGTTTTAATGCCTGATAAGACTGGGAATAAAGTACATTTAATGTACTTGAACTATTTGACTAATCTTCGAAGAACCAGAAGATATAGTTGGGGTTCGACATGTTTGGCTGTGTTGTATAGGGAGATGTGCAGAGTAACGGATGGACGTGCGAGGACTATGGGTGGATGTGCTTCGTTGTTACAATCATGGGCATGGTTTCGGATGCCCTTTATTGCACCCATTTCAAGAGTTCCACCAACTTTCCCGCTAGTTTGCCAATGGAGCAGCAGTCGAGTACTGAACTACAAAAATGTCCCCCACAATGATTTAGTCGGATACCGGGCAAGGATAGATCACATGCAACAAAATCAG tttatTTGGGTTCCTTATGAAGGTTTGGGCTCTATTATTGATGTTGAAGCATATCGGGACCAAGCAATATGGACGTCATGCACTACTATAATTTGTTTTGCCATTGTGGAGTGGCACCAGTCAGACAGGGTGAAGTTATAA
- the LOC114180729 gene encoding uncharacterized protein LOC114180729, protein MGYNTTYRKAWLAKQQAIEDVYGNWEQSYNRLSCLLQAMQTYLPEFVYKLKTSPITNGEEVVENQQHFRRVFWTFKPCIDGFPFCKPIVQVDGTFLYGRYRGTLLVAVAQDGRNNIFPIAFAIVEGETVEACAAFNRPNSSWTEGNCVQVFCIRHIAQNFTKRFKNTTLKKDLVNMAYALTEPRCNYYYNIIREDNPEPAT, encoded by the exons ATGGGATATAACACAACCTACAGAAAGGCATGGTTAGCAAAACAACAAGCAATTGAAGATGTGTACGGAAACTGGGAACAATCTTACAACCGATTGTCGTGCCTACTACAAGCCATGCAAACATATTTGCCTGAGTTTGTATACAAGTTGAAAACCAGTCCAATTACAAACGGGGAGGAGGTCGTAGAAAACCAACAACACTTTCGAAGAGTGTTCTGGACATTCAAACCATGCATTGATGGCTTCCCATTTTGCAAACCAATAGTGCAAGTGGATGGAACCTTCCTTTACGGAAGGTATAGGGGTACCCTTCTAGTAGCTGTTGCACAAGATGGGAGAAATAACATTTTTCCCATTGCATTTGCTATAGTAGAGGGTGAAACCGTCGAAGCttg TGCAGCATTCAACAGGCCCAATAGTAGCTGGACTGAAGGGAACTGTGTGCAGGTGTTTTGTATTCGACACATtgcacaaaattttacaaaaagattcaagaatacAACTTTGAAAAAGGACCTCGTCAACATGG cgTACGCATTGACGGAGCCACGATGTAACTACTACTACAACATCATTAGAGAAGACAACCCAGAACCAGCAACTTAG
- the LOC114180731 gene encoding uncharacterized protein LOC114180731 yields the protein MASAGHVYSEYATNFLQDADSKSNTHHIVEFDRNTTRFRVEEMVNPREVRPAGKFGVRLDERWCDCGKIQKIHLPCSHVIAACKHAHHNFSMYISPHYRLDVIMKVYDNLFDELRHEEYWLPYQGPQVWPHPTIKRSERGRPKSSRIRTEMDIKEGTQSKKCSFCRTEGHTRNHCPNNPALR from the coding sequence ATGGCCAGTGCTGGTCATGTGTACTCTGAATACGCGACCAACTTCCTACAAGATGCGGACTCCAAGTCAAACACGCACCATATCGttgaatttgatagaaataCCACAAGATTCAGAGTGGAAGAGATGGTCAATCCCAGAGAAGTACGTCCTGCAGGAAAATTTGGGGTTAGATTAGATGAAAGGTGGTGCGATTGtggaaagattcaaaaaataCATCTACCATGTTCACATGTTATTGCAGCTTGCAAGCATGCACATCACAACTTCAGCATGTACATAAGTCCCCATTATAGACTGGATGTCATCATGAAAGTATATGACAATTTATTTGACGAGTTAAGACATGAAGAATATTGGCTACCATACCAAGGGCCACAGGTTTGGCCTCATCCTACCATAAAAAGGAGCGAGAGGGGTCGTCCTAAATCAAGTAGAATTAGGACTGAGATGGACATTAAGGAAGGAACACAATCAAAAAAGTGTTCCTTTTGTAGAACTGAAGGACACACAAGAAATCATTGTCCTAATAATCCTGCACTTAGATGA
- the LOC114181185 gene encoding adenylate kinase isoenzyme 6 homolog, whose product MVLENGKRKNPNILVTGTPGTGKTTMCTTLAEATQLRHINIGELVKEKNLHDGWDDELDCYVLNEDLVCDELEDVMEEGGNIVDYHGCDFFPERWFDCVVVLQTDNTILYDRLSRRGYTDSKLSNNIECEIFQVLLEEAKESYSEEKVVALKSDNIEDISRNVATLTDWVRNWSLPSQS is encoded by the exons ATGGTGCTAGAAAATGGTAAGAGGAAGAATCCAAACATTCTGGTGACTGGAACTCCGGGGACTGGAAAGACAACCATGTGCACTACTCTAGCAGAAGCCACCCAACTCCGCCACATCAATATTGGAGAATTAGTCAAGGAAAAGAACTTGCATGATGGCTGGGATGATGAGCTTGATTGTTATGTTCTTAATGAAGACTTG GTGTgtgatgaacttgaggatgttaTGGAAGAGGGCGGAAACATTGTGGATTACCATGGCTGTGATTTCTTTCCAGAGCGATGGTTCGATTGTGTAGTTGTACTTCAAACTGATAACACCATTTTGTATGACCGTTTGAGTAGGAG GGGGTACACGGATTCAAAGCTTTCAAACAACATTGAATGTGAAATCTTCCAAGTTCTGCTTGAGGAGGCTAAAGAAAGCTACTCGGAGGAGAAAGTGGTTGCATTGAAGAGTGACAATATCGAAGACATTAGTAGAAATGTTGCAACTCTGACAGATTGGGTCAGAAATTGGTCTTTACCCTCACAATCTTAA
- the LOC114182262 gene encoding somatic embryogenesis receptor kinase 2-like: MEREVWGFVFFWWVLLARPLCLVSANMEGDALHNLRTNLQDPNNVLQSWDPTLVNPCTWFHVTCNNDNSVIRVDLGNAALSGQLVPQLGQLKNLQYLELYSNNISGPIPSDLGNLTNLVSLDLYLNRFSGPIPESLGKLSKLRFLRLNNNSLTGPIPMSLTNVTALQVLDFSNNRLSGVVPVNGSFSLFTPISFTNNLDLCGPVTGHPCPGSPPFSPPPPFVPPSPISAPGGNSATGAIAGGVAAGAALLFAAPAIAFAWWRRRKPQEFFFDVPAEEDPEVHLGQLKRFSLRELQVATDTFSNKNILGRGGFGKVYKGRLADGSLVAVKRLKEERTPGGELQFQTEVEMISMAVHRNLLRLRGFCMTPTERLLVYPYMANGSVASCLRERPAHQQPLDWPTRKRIALGSSRGLSYLHDHCDPKIIHRDVKAANILLDEEFEAVVGDFGLAKLMDYKDTHVTTAVRGTIGHIAPEYLSTGKSSEKTDVFGYGIMLLELITGQRAFDLARLANDDDVMLLDWVKGLLKEKKLEMLVDPDLHSNYIDAEVEQLIQVALLCTQGFPMDRPKMSEVVRMLEGDGLAERWDEWQKVEVLRQEVELTPHSSSDWIVDSTENLHAVELSGPR, encoded by the exons ATGGAGAGAGAGGTGTGGGGGTTTGTTTTCTTCTGGTGGGTGCTCTTAGCTCGCCCATTGTGCTTGGTTTCTGCTAACATGGAag GTGACGCCTTACATAACCTGAGGACAAATTTACAGGATCCTAACAATGTTTTGCAAAGTTGGGACCCTACATTGGTGAATCCATGCACGTGGTTTCATGTAACATGCAACAATGATAATAGTGTCATTAGAGT TGATCTGGGAAATGCTGCTTTGTCTGGTCAACTTGTTCCACAGCTTGGCCAGCTCAAAAACTTACAGTATTT GGAACTTTACAGCAATAACATTAGTGGACCAATTCCAAGTGATCTGGGAAATCTTACTAATTTGGTGAGCTTGGATTTGTATCTAAACCGCTTCAGTGGACCTATCCCAGAGTCATTGGGCAAGTTGTCAAAATTGCGTTTCCT CCGTCTTAACAACAACAGCCTTACTGGTCCTATTCCCATGTCACTGACTAATGTCACTGCTCTGCAAGTGCT GGATTTTTCAAATAACCGTCTCTCAGGTGTGGTTCCTGTTAATGGCTCCTTCTCACTATTCACTCCCATAAG TTTTACCAACAACTTGGATTTATGTGGCCCAGTCACTGGGCACCCTTGTCCTGGGTCACCTCCATTTTCTCCTCCCCCTCCTTTTGTTCCACCATCCCCAATTTCAGCTCCAG GAGGAAATAGTGCCACTGGTGCAATAGCTGGAGGAGTAGCTGCAGGTGCTGCTCTTTTATTTGCTGCTCCAGCAATTGCATTTGCATGGTGGCGTCGAAGGAAACCACAAGAATTTTTCTTTGATGTGCCTG CTGAAGAAGATCCAGAAGTACACCTTGGGCAGCTCAAGAGGTTCTCACTCCGGGAACTGCAAGTTGCAACAGATACCTTTAGTAATAAAAACATTCTTGGAAGGGGAGGATTTGGTAAGGTGTACAAAGGACGCTTGGCAGATGGTTCACTGGTTGCTGTGAAAAGATTGAAAGAGGAGCGCACGCCTGGTGGGGAGCTTCAGTTTCAGACAGAAGTAGAGATGATCAGCATGGCTGTGCACCGAAATCTCCTCCGTCTACGTGGGTTCTGTATGACACCAACGGAAAGGCTACTTGTATATCCTTACATGGCTAATGGAAGCGTTGCATCATGCTTAAGAG AGCGTCCGGCACACCAACAACCCCTTGATTGGCCAACAAGAAAAAGAATAGCATTGGGTTCATCAAGGGGTCTTTCATATTTGCATGATCACTGTGATCCAAAGATTATCCACCGTGATGTAAAAGCTGCAAACATATTGTTGGATGAGGAGTTTGAGGCTGTTGTTGGGGATTTTGGGTTGGCTAAACTGATGGACTACAAGGATACCCATGTTACAACTGCTGTACGAGGCACAATTGGGCACATAGCCCCAGAGTACCTATCTACTGGTAAATCTTCAGAGAAAACTGATGTATTTGGGTATGGTATAATGCTTCTGGAGCTGATCACTGGACAAAGGGCTTTTGACTTAGCTCGTCTTGctaatgatgatgatgttatGTTGCTGGATTGG GTTAAAGGACTTCTGAAGGAAAAGAAGCTAGAAATGCTTGTGGACCCTGATCTCCATAGCAATTACATAGATGCTGAGGTAGAACAATTGATTCAGGTTGCACTGCTTTGCACACAAGGTTTCCCTATGGACCGGCCTAAGATGTCAGAAGTAGTGCGAATGCTTGAAGGTGATGGTTTGGCAGAAAGATGGGACGAGTGGCAAAAGGTGGAGGTTCTGCGCCAGGAAGTGGAGCTCACCCCTCATTCCAGTTCTGATTGGATTGTTGACTCAACTGAAAATCTACATGCAGTTGAGTTATCTGGTCCAAGGTAA